One Scyliorhinus torazame isolate Kashiwa2021f chromosome 28, sScyTor2.1, whole genome shotgun sequence genomic window, CTCTTTCAAGACAGTCCTTAAAGCTTATCCCCTTTGACCAAACCTTTAGCCATTTGCACTAATATTTCCTTATATAGCTCAGTGTCAGGTATTGCTTTTTCCTGctactgtgaagcatcttgggatgttttataTTAACCGTGTCATATAAATGCCAGTTCCTGAAAAAATGAGGGATCACAGTTCTGATCCAGGAAAATATTACACTGTGTGGATTGTCCCTGAGGGTTCAAAGACAGAATCTATTTTATAGGTCACCGAACAGTGGGAAGGAGATAATGGAACAAATAATCACTAAGAGGTGCAAGAATTATTGAATGGTGAATATTGTTAAGAGTTTAACTACTCTAATATTGATTGGGTGGAAAAGGGAAGTGTGTTTGTAACCCAACAAGGATCAAGGCATTGCTGATTCTAGTTCTAGGAATGAAATGGGAGACCTTTAGTCAGGGAGTATCTATAATAAAAATACTTAACTGGAAGGAGGGTAGTTTCAGCAAATTGAGGCAGCATCAACCCTGGTTAAGTTGGAGTCAAAGgcaggcagttttggtctcctccccAAAGGAAATATATATCTTGGTGGTGGAGTATTGGAGGTTCAGTAGATTGATTCCCTGATGagaggattgtcgtatgaggagtcaTTGAACAGAATGGGCCTATTATCTTTGGTATTCAATCAAATGGAAGGTTCcttttgaggtgtataaaatttagggggcttgacagggtgggtgcTGAAAAGCTGTTTCCCCTCTAGCTGGAGGGTCTGGAACAAGGGCCATAGTATCAAATGGGTTGGCAAAGATGAGAAATTGAGGGCTTTGAAGCTTTGGAATTTTCTAACCCAGAGAACTGTGAATGCTCAGCCGCTCTGGAAAACTTGAGGCTAACATCTGTTCATTTTTGGACACTCGGTGAATCAAATGATAGaatagaaagtggagttgaggtagtAGATTCACCATCACCTTGTTGCTGCATCAGCACGTTGCGCTGGACAAAATTTCTGACTGGTTCCCTTGGAGGACAAGACACACCCAACAGTTTGTCTGGAAGATGTAATTTGATGTGCTCTGCTTTGGAGTAATTAAATGTCTGTAATTTGATCTGTGCCTTATCAGACAGCCTGCCCAGTTCAGTTAAAGCACATAGCTGTCactactgctttcagtgctgctggGTTCAGATAGGAAGGAGTGAAGCTGTGGAGGGATTTCAACATGAGGGTGAGTGTTTTAAAATCAAGCTGTTAATGAGTCAACGAAAGGCATCTAACGAGCACAGAGGTGATGAGTGAGTGGGACTTTCTGCAATTTAGGGTCCAGTGCAGCAGTTTGGATGAACTCGGGTGGAAGATGGGACTTTGAATAGGAGAACGTGAATCGACAAGTCTAGCAAATAACATGCATGTAACATCATGCAATTGTGTGGAAAAATGAGATtcaggtttttaaaaatgtattaattctcagaaaacagacaagtccagcatttattgtccctcccttctgcactgtataaataACTTAATTATGATGTTTGTTTAGATCCACCGTTGGTTTAATATTCTGCCCTACAACATACAAGATGTCAGCACGAAGTGGAAAAAAGAAGATGACCAAGTTGTCACGCTCAGCCAGAGCGGGGGTGATTTTCCCCGTTGGCAGGATGATGCGATATCTGCGGAAAGCAACGTTCAAATATCGTATTGGAATGGGAGCACCTGTTTATTTGGCAGCCGTCATAGAGTACCTagcaggtaaaaaaaaaaaaagtgaagaGCAATGTAAATTTCTTTGGAAGGAAAGAAAATTATAGAAGTGGGTCCCTTAATCTGGGTGATCATATTATTTGAATCTTTAGATAAAAATAAGTTCTGGTATTACTTTCCCTGACCTTTTCAACTGTAAAATGTGTCTTTGTTGCAGCTGAAATCCTGGAACTGGCTGGAAATGCAGCGAGAGATAACAAGAAGAGTAGAATAACTCCAAGACACATTCTGCTGGCAGTGGCAAACGATGAAGAACTAAATCAAGTAAGGCTTGTAACGATGAATGCAAAATACTCCGGATGTTCGCAATTTAAAATGAAAGCAGAAAATGTTTGGAAGTACTCTGATCAGGCAGGATTTGAGGGGAAAGAAACAGAATTATAGTTTAAGGTTGATAAAATGTTATAACTTTTTCCAATTCTGACAAAAGGTTAACATGTTTTAAGCAAATAGAGGAAGAAAAACAGAAACGGGGAAGTTGTGATAGATTGGAAGACGGGACTGGTTAAATGAGAAAAGAGGGATGATAGTGAATAGTGCAAGAGGGTAGTAATGACGCAAGTTAATGCAAAAGATTAATGTGAAGGAGGGAGTAGCAAAATTATTACCGACCGCTGCTGGCTGGCATGGGTGGTGTGGGaactgatctgaaattgttgaacccaGTGTTGGAACCCTGTAAAGTGATTTTACTGCATTTGTACTACAAAAGATTCAGATCCCAGTGTCATTTTATATATTTAAAATTGTGTAAGTTTGGGTTTTCAAATTATAAATACATACCAGAACTGCAACATGCTAGTTTCTCATTTACCAGGTTTTACACGATATTTACAATTTTCAGAAATAGATTGGCTATGATTAAAGCGCCAATTTAATCTGTGAATGTAACTGCTAACTCTAGAGGTTACATAACCCCACCTGGGCAGGCTCTGAGACAGGGCGAGTGAAAGATAGCATGGGTGCAATTCCCTCCTCGGGGCCCCTGGTACTTGCCTGAAGTGCGATTCCGGGACTTGGTCTCAGGCACGGCGCTGGAGTACCTCATgcagccactgcagcgctgtggctGGAGAGCAGTCAGCTATTCTGATTGGCTGACATTTGAGAGTGAAATGGCAGTGGACCTGTTAAAGCTGCCTGGGAGGCTGACTCAGGATAACGGGTGTCTAGCACGCACCATTCTGAAAATTCAGGCAAAAGTGTCCCTTTCATTCTATATATAAATTAAATACACATCCAGATTTGTATGTTGCAGTCATCTGATTCCAACAGTGCTGCTCCCTACAAGCTATTGAGGTTTGGACCTAAAAACAACTTCAATCCATATGTTATTTACTGGTTTGAAATGTATTTTGCTCTAATCGTAATGTCACAATGTATGAACATTCTTAATGAGAACATATAACTGTGTATCCACAATATATCTCCATACTTGAAACTGCTGTTACTTTCTGCCTATAGCTACTAAGGGGAGTAACAATCGCCAGTGGTGGTGTGCTGCCTAGAATTCATCCTGAACTTCTGGCGAAGAAACGTGGTTCCCGAAGTAAAGCAGAAACTATTCTTTCTACACCATCTGAAAAGAGAGCAAAAAAAGCAAAGGCTTCTCCAGTCAAAAAATCTGTCAAGAAACCATCTGTCaaaaaagctgcaaaacccaaatcAGTCAGAAAGGTAAGTACACGTCATGAAACATTCCTGGCATATTGTTTTGGATAGTAAGAAAGTACAACGATGCACAACTATACAGGACTGGTAATTAGTAACCAATTACGACCTATTATAATTTTAATCTtggtgaaaaaagagacatgttgctgaagactTTTGTCTTGCGCTCATAAGggcgaatgccaaatttcaaatgataccAACTTGTACCACAGGAGAAAAGGTGCTGATTGGGTGgcaaagtcaactctgattgggggAACATAATTCTGGATACTACAAGAAAGGCGCAAGGCTTGAACGTATTCTTTTTGTTTGCAGAAAATGGGCCTCTGCATATGAATGTATGTCACTACAAATGTAAACAATTATCTTAAATTGGATGAGTGCAACTGCTGCCCAATGGCAGAATCACAGGAAACacattgttttgggttttgcaagcttGGGCTGGATGAATAGTCTATACTTCTGCCTATTCTAGGCTGCCAAAGGAACATATTTGATTCAATCAGCCAATTGTTGGGGTGTCCAACCTACGTACCTGCCGTTGCTAACACGGCGTTGCTGAATTGCTTCGGCAAAATATCTTTAGACTGACGGCCGCATCATATAAGTGTATTCCAACAACAAAGAAATTAAGTTTtccaaaactttttttttaattagGGTAAACGATCAGAAAATAAGGAAGGGGCATCTAGTTCCACATCAGATGATGTACCTGGTGAAGGATTCACAATTCTTTCAACAAAGAGCCTTTTCCTAGGACAAAAGGTAAAATTTGTTTGTGACAGAAGTCTGGAAATGCTTCAGTTTTGTGcaattttgtttttacctctgtgTGAGAGGATTGGTGACTATTAAAATGCTGATTTAACATGTTATGCATTCATGCTTTTTCAGGTCAAACCATTTTGACCACTTTTGATTATTTTTCAGCTGTCCTTGACTCAAAGTGATATCGGTAACATTGGTTCAGTTAAAGTTGAGTGCATCATTAACCCAACGAATGCTGAAATAGATCTGAAAGAGGATGTAGGTATGTCTTTGCATATTATTCCCACTGGGCCTTGCAGTGATAATTTCCTTGGCTATGGGGAATTTGAGTTAGTTGAAATGGAGTTGGATATATTTACAGTAAGTTACTGTGTTCACATAAACAGAATTTAAATTGATAAAAGTATTGAAATACGGAAGTTACATCAAGTAGTAAGATTCACTACCCagagttattttaaaaaaaaaaagttttctcaGTTTAGGTGTATTTCCTAATCTATCGTTAATCATAATTGAAACTGTCATAGTAAAAGAAATGTGCACAGAAAATTAAATATTTTGTCTAACTTAAGTAATTTGAAAACCCTAGTTCACAACTCTGGGAGAAATAAGAATGGGTAGCAGTTGGTTGTTGTAGTCTGCTCACCCTGCTTAAACTTGAGCAGTATTTCCAGTGGCATGTGGGGATCTTTATCTTATTTACATCTTGATCTATTAATGGACCTCCAAATTAACATCACAGTGTGAATATGACCCCCTTAAAAAGTTGGTTATTTGCCAGTGGTGATCCAAACACAAGcctgagggcggcatggtagcacactggttagcactgttacttcacagcgccagggtcccaggttcgatttctggctaagctcattgtctgtgcggagtctgcacattttccctgcatctgtgggtttcctccaggccct contains:
- the macroh2a2 gene encoding core histone macro-H2A.2 isoform X1; the encoded protein is MSARSGKKKMTKLSRSARAGVIFPVGRMMRYLRKATFKYRIGMGAPVYLAAVIEYLAAEILELAGNAARDNKKSRITPRHILLAVANDEELNQLLRGVTIASGGVLPRIHPELLAKKRGSRSKAETILSTPSEKRAKKAKASPVKKSVKKPSVKKAAKPKSVRKGKRSENKEGASSSTSDDVPGEGFTILSTKSLFLGQKLSLTQSDIGNIGSVKVECIINPTNAEIDLKEDVGNALEKAGGKEFLDAVKELRKSNGPLEVTGAVLGQAPGLPAKFVIHCNVPQWGADKCEEQLEKTVKNCLTLADEKKLKTIAFPSIASSRTSSRASGRSANQPRNCFPKHVAAQHILKAISNYFVNTTSSSLKNIFFVLFDSESIGIYVQEMAKLDTK
- the macroh2a2 gene encoding core histone macro-H2A.2 isoform X2; translation: MSARSGKKKMTKLSRSARAGVIFPVGRMMRYLRKATFKYRIGMGAPVYLAAVIEYLAAEILELAGNAARDNKKSRITPRHILLAVANDEELNQLLRGVTIASGGVLPRIHPELLAKKRGSRSKAETILSTPSEKRAKKAKASPVKKSVKKPSVKKAAKPKSVRKGKRSENKEGASSSTSDDVPGEGFTILSTKSLFLGQKLSLTQSDIGNIGSVKVECIINPTNAEIDLKEDVGNALEKAGGKEFLDAVKELRKSNGPLEVTGAVLGQAPGLPAKFVIHCNVPQWGADKCEEQLEKTVKNCLTLADEKKLKTIAFPSIASSRNCFPKHVAAQHILKAISNYFVNTTSSSLKNIFFVLFDSESIGIYVQEMAKLDTK